One genomic region from Sander lucioperca isolate FBNREF2018 chromosome 3, SLUC_FBN_1.2, whole genome shotgun sequence encodes:
- the gcshb gene encoding glycine cleavage system protein H (aminomethyl carrier), b: MAMRAALRCLSANFSPRLPQLSSVAQVSATRLLWRSDYPRILSTTSALSTALKFTDKHEWVRVEGGIGIVGISNYAQEALGDVVYCGLPEVGQRLEPLEEFGALESVKAASELYSPLAGEVTEINTELADNPGLVNKACYAEGWLIKMTIEKPEELEGLMDQAAYDKFIKSLEE, from the exons ATGGCGATGAGAGCAGCGCTGCGGTGCCTCTCTGCAAACTTTTCTCCCAGACTGCCTCAGCTGTCGTCGGTAGCGCAGGTTTCAGCGACTCGGCTGCTGTGGAGGAGCGACTATCCGCGAATACTCAGCACGACCTCGGCCCTTTCCACAG CCCTAAAGTTCACAGATAAGCATGAGTGGGTGCGAGTAGAAGGTGGAATTGGCATAGTTGGTATCAGCAATTATGCCCAG GAAGCATTAGGTGATGTGGTATACTGTGGACTCCCTGAAGTTGGCCAAAGACTTGAACCATTGG aggagttTGGTGCCTTGGAAAGCGTAAAGGCTGCCAGTGAGCTATATTCACCACTGGCAGGGGAAGTGACTGAAATCAACACAGAGCTGGCAGACAATCCTGGACTTGTTAATAAAGCCTGCTATGCAGAGG GGTGGCTAATCAAGATGACGATTGAAAAGCCTGAAGAACTCGAAGGCCTCATGGATCAAGCTGCATATGATAAATTTATTAAGTCACTTGAAGAATAA